In Ferroplasma sp., a single window of DNA contains:
- a CDS encoding glucose 1-dehydrogenase — protein sequence MVNALTTNAPSGGIEFHNVQISDPKDFEVKLKPLYTGICGTDRGEVHGNLSFAYNHPGYNFLVLGHEAVCQVIDAQENEYGIKTGDYVVPVVRRPGECVNCRIGREDNCSDGKKNEAGITGLHGFMRDYFFDMPENLVKVNDRSMVREAVLTEPAKNVMKAFEVFDTVSRRSIFQNKDSTFIGKNCLIIGSGSEAFLYSMMANEYRFNVYMTNRHSLEESKLSILEKTGSIFFDYTSGIPLKGIDLLIDTSGDPATIFRFVRTMNNNGVAILFGTKGNAPGTQVNGEDIDYIIERNISMVGSVDGSKKHYLDALRYIEKWNHAHNSVIGDLITGTYSPENTEIFLKKPEGEIKSIIKW from the coding sequence ATGGTAAATGCTTTGACCACAAATGCACCATCCGGTGGCATTGAATTCCATAATGTACAGATTTCAGACCCGAAAGATTTTGAGGTCAAGCTCAAACCCCTGTATACTGGAATATGCGGTACAGATCGTGGGGAGGTTCATGGAAACCTATCATTTGCATACAACCATCCTGGATATAATTTCCTGGTTCTGGGGCATGAGGCTGTGTGCCAGGTAATAGATGCTCAGGAAAATGAATACGGGATAAAAACCGGTGATTATGTTGTCCCTGTTGTGAGAAGGCCCGGGGAGTGTGTGAACTGCAGAATAGGAAGGGAGGACAATTGCTCTGATGGAAAGAAGAACGAGGCAGGAATAACCGGCCTTCATGGGTTTATGCGGGATTATTTTTTTGATATGCCGGAGAATCTTGTAAAGGTCAATGATAGAAGCATGGTGAGAGAAGCAGTTCTCACAGAACCGGCAAAAAATGTTATGAAGGCATTTGAGGTCTTTGACACTGTATCGAGAAGATCCATATTTCAGAATAAAGATTCCACATTTATCGGAAAAAACTGCCTTATTATCGGTTCTGGAAGTGAGGCATTCCTATATTCGATGATGGCGAATGAATACAGGTTTAATGTATATATGACAAACAGGCATAGCCTCGAAGAATCAAAATTATCCATTCTGGAAAAAACAGGAAGCATATTTTTTGATTATACAAGCGGCATTCCCCTTAAGGGTATAGACCTGCTAATAGATACAAGCGGGGATCCGGCCACAATATTCAGATTTGTTCGCACGATGAATAACAACGGAGTTGCAATACTATTTGGAACAAAGGGAAATGCTCCTGGAACACAGGTTAACGGAGAGGATATAGATTATATAATAGAGAGGAACATAAGCATGGTAGGTTCAGTTGATGGATCCAAAAAGCATTATCTTGATGCTTTGAGATACATTGAGAAATGGAACCATGCCCATAATTCCGTGATCGGT